Proteins encoded together in one Bombus affinis isolate iyBomAffi1 chromosome 2, iyBomAffi1.2, whole genome shotgun sequence window:
- the LOC126928789 gene encoding frizzled-2-like, which yields MGLVRRTKLLPSRTMASLLPLLLLAVLPNVRLESAISPVSNVGSVSSGSSSSSSSASSSSMVGVVPGSGSASGSMVGSGNSVVGGGSSGVGHSSLGGGAVNGNGRCEEITIPMCRGIGYNLTAMPNELNHDNQEEAGLEVHQFWPLVEIKCSPDLKFFLCSMYTPICLPEYTKPLPACRSVCERARAGCAPLMQQYGFSWPERMACERLPAHGDPENLCMEQDNRTSSTGYGSGNGGAASSAPLPAAAPPRPTRPSKTTQPPRCKPGKNQKNCQHPPGERARDCVCRCRAPLVPLGAGGTVIPGPISGSSTGNIGNGAGLAGMAVSGVIPAPPISIGRSIIQDIAGVPNCALPCHGAFLTPEERGFAAVWLALWSGLCAASTLVTVTTFLIDTQRFKYPERPIVFLSACYFAVSIGYLSRSVFGHEEIACDGPALKSRAQGPEACVAVFLMIYFFGMASSVWWVILAFTWFLAAGLKWGNEAIASYSQYFHLAAWLAPAVQTFSAYLAGGVAGDPVAGVCTVAPDGIRSFILVPLFVYLLLGTSFLLAGFVSLFRIRSVIKRQPGAKADKLEKLMIRIGVFSVLYTLPAGVVLACHMYETSLRNEWLDSLACPCRPRARPLYSVLMLKYFMALAVGITSGVWIWSGKTVDSWKRLWRRLFSGGSGGGGHGGGGAGMVAGVTGVSGGIGSTSIKGVVGRVGVPYPPAPGPGSALLPPGSVASASQHHLHHHVLKQPPLSHV from the coding sequence ATGGGACTCGTTCGACGGACGAAGCTGCTTCCAAGCCGAACGATGGCGTCCCTATTACCATTGCTGCTGCTGGCAGTATTACCAAACGTGCGATTAGAATCAGCAATCAGTCCAGTGAGCAACGTGGGCTCGGTATCGAGCGGTTCTTCGTCCTCCTCTTCTTCTGCCTCGTCGTCGTCGATGGTGGGCGTAGTGCCTGGCAGTGGCTCGGCTTCCGGTAGCATGGTTGGCTCTGGTAACAGCGTGGTTGGAGGTGGAAGTAGCGGCGTTGGACACTCGTCTTTAGGCGGTGGAGCTGTTAACGGAAACGGTCGATGCGAAGAGATCACGATCCCAATGTGTCGTGGAATCGGTTACAATCTAACGGCCATGCCGAACGAATTGAATCACGACAACCAAGAGGAGGCTGGCTTGGAGGTGCACCAATTCTGGCCATTGGTCGAAATCAAATGTTCGCCAGATTTGAAATTCTTCCTCTGTTCGATGTATACCCCGATATGCTTGCCCGAGTACACTAAACCTCTTCCAGCTTGTAGAAGCGTTTGTGAAAGAGCACGGGCTGGTTGCGCACCGTTGATGCAACAGTATGGATTTTCCTGGCCAGAAAGAATGGCCTGCGAAAGATTGCCAGCCCATGGTGACCCGGAGAACTTGTGTATGGAACAAGACAATCGTACTAGCAGCACCGGGTATGGATCCGGAAACGGAGGAGCCGCGAGTAGCGCCCCTTTACCAGCAGCAGCGCCACCACGCCCAACCAGGCCGTCGAAGACGACCCAGCCACCGCGGTGCAAGCCAGGCAAAAATCAAAAAAACTGCCAGCATCCCCCGGGGGAAAGGGCGAGGGACTGCGTGTGCCGGTGCAGGGCACCCCTCGTACCCCTGGGGGCGGGGGGCACGGTCATTCCGGGACCGATAAGCGGCAGCAGCACCGGCAACATCGGCAACGGGGCTGGACTGGCAGGCATGGCCGTAAGTGGGGTCATACCGGCGCCACCGATAAGCATCGGCAGGAGCATCATTCAGGACATTGCCGGAGTACCGAACTGCGCTCTCCCGTGCCACGGGGCGTTTCTCACCCCCGAAGAGCGAGGGTTCGCGGCCGTGTGGCTGGCTCTGTGGAGCGGCCTGTGCGCCGCAAGCACGCTCGTGACCGTCACCACGTTTCTGATCGACACCCAGCGCTTCAAGTATCCTGAGAGACCGATAGTGTTCCTGTCAGCTTGCTACTTCGCCGTATCGATAGGCTATCTATCGAGAAGCGTGTTCGGCCACGAGGAGATAGCCTGCGACGGGCCAGCGTTGAAGTCGAGGGCACAGGGTCCGGAAGCTTGCGTAGCCGTCTTCCTGATGATCTACTTCTTCGGCATGGCGTCCTCGGTCTGGTGGGTGATCCTCGCGTTCACGTGGTTCCTCGCGGCAGGACTGAAATGGGGCAACGAAGCTATAGCCTCGTACTCCCAGTACTTCCATCTAGCAGCTTGGCTGGCACCCGCGGTTCAAACTTTCTCGGCGTATCTAGCGGGGGGAGTAGCGGGGGATCCAGTAGCAGGAGTCTGCACGGTAGCTCCGGATGGAATAAGATCCTTCATTCTGGTACCGTTATTCGTGTATCTTCTACTGGGGACCAGCTTCCTTCTGGCGGGTTTCGTAAGCCTGTTCAGAATTCGATCGGTGATAAAGCGACAACCAGGAGCGAAAGCGGACAAACTGGAGAAATTGATGATACGAATCGGCGTGTTCAGCGTTCTATACACGCTACCAGCCGGAGTAGTGTTGGCCTGTCACATGTACGAAACGTCGTTAAGAAACGAGTGGCTCGATTCGTTGGCTTGCCCGTGTCGGCCAAGGGCAAGACCTCTCTACTCCGTCCTGATGCTCAAGTACTTTATGGCGCTCGCGGTAGGCATCACGTCAGGCGTGTGGATCTGGAGCGGCAAAACCGTCGACTCGTGGAAACGTCTGTGGAGGCGCTTGTTCAGCGGCGGAAGCGGCGGAGGCGGTCACGGAGGCGGTGGCGCCGGTATGGTAGCAGGCGTGACTGGCGTCAGCGGAGGAATCGGCAGCACCAGCATCAAGGGCGTCGTAGGACGTGTCGGAGTGCCGTATCCACCGGCACCTGGCCCTGGAAGCGCTCTACTTCCACCTGGCAGCGTGGCAAGCGCGTCCCAACACCATCTCCATCATCACGTCCTCAAACAACCTCCTCTGTCGCACGTATGA